ctccttagggggGTTTTTTATCCTTCATTTAATTCTCTCTTTcactttgaagattacctcttctttagagttacaTTTTATATATCTTAATGTATTTTCTTACATTGACTATtcattcatgtgagtacattgtgaaTTGCTTATGTCTAATCtttccttagaggttgtgtaactCTTCTTATTGTCCTTATGCTTGGGGCACATTGATCTTTCTTAccctttctaaggatctactttttttttttttttgagtggtgttttcttatgatttgatgtcattccttgtgacCTATCCTTTCCAATGCATATATGAACTTTGAATTTCAAGTAAAAAGCTAGTAGTCATGATCTCATCAAGTAGGGGTACTAATATTAAATAACCacaacaaacatttttttttataatttggcATTATTTGATCATTCATCTTCACAACAAAAAATTGTCTCATATTAAACATTTGGTTATTTTATTTTCCTATTTTACATCTCAACCTTCCTTTTGTTGCACtccactattttttttaatttaccaCAATTATAACACTTGACTTTGTTCTTTCATTACATCCCCTTGTCCTCTCCTTAGTTCATGTTTTGTTTTAATTGCATAACTACCTTTCCTTTCCTTTTGCATTATTTTACCTCTAAATTTACCTTTTCAAATATGTTATGGGAATAGGTTCTTCAAACTTTCATTTAACGTTTTGTTCTTCTTGTAATAGATAACCACTCAACTTTTCAAAGGTTGAAGTGTCAATTTTATGAGAAACTTCTCATTACTTTGGATCAACATGCCCGTTTGGAAGCTACAAACACACATAAAACTAAGGAGGTCCAAAGTTATTCTCTTTTGAGAAGGAAATTGATTGTAAGTTGCTACTCATGGACAAGGGAGGGTGAATGATATTCCTGGATGTGATATCACTTACCAAAGCTAGTTGAAAGATTTGCACCCATGTATTTGTTGGTTTTGATAAACCCCAACAATATGGAAGCTCACATATTCACAATTTTAATGAATTTGCATAAGAATTTCTACAAAAAATAGCTTCTTCTAATCTATAGCTAATCTAATGCTACTATATTTGCAAAAAAAGAAGCTTATCTAATTTAATCTATCATGATGGGGAAAACAATTATCAAAAGGTTTAAGGGATAGAAGGAAAGATAAGGGTgcaaggaaagaaaacaaaaagaaaaaaaaaatattataaggtTGGTGATTAATAAATTCTTCCTTCAATGTCCAATTAACTAAAAATATCATGGTCTATGATTAGGAATAGCCTagcataaaaccctagttctacaattacaCCAataaagaacctaaaacatgcaaaatatcaaaaacatgaaagataataccattcacatgcttattagggtttgatctccattgatctgaCTTGATGTGGTTGCTctgattttgtattgtgcacaagagctcaacaaagaacaaattctACTTGTTTAGATGTTTGACTACTTGATTGATCACATTCATTGGATAGACGCATTAATTGATTCACACTAATTGATTAGGGTTGATgaggatgaaaggatcctcttatatagagagtgCCCTAGAAATGGAGGGATATGATTGAGAGGTGAATGAATAAATGGTCGGgcaggattagagggtaggtataggaaataatAGAATATTAGAAAGGTGGTTAAAgacaaattaagagatgaatgacaactgttatggagggaaaaagctaatgaattaattaaataaatgaagatccatctaattaatagaagaagtgggactgattaaataaataaaatatttatttaattttgaaaaaaaaaacaatttaaataaataagaatatttatttaaatgaggaattaatgaattaaataaataaataaaaatttatttaattaatagatgacttctatgataaaataattaaataaataaaatatttatttaattagactaggacaattttaggtgtctatactaTTCATCAAAAAACAAAATTTATCTTCAAAGGGATTCTAGCCATATTAATACAAGCCATAGGATACCCATATCATGCAATAGCAACAAAGGCAACCTAGGAGAATTTACAAAGAATTAAAAAAGGATATTGAGAGGGCTAGAACACCTGATTAATATTCTATTAAAGATATCAAATTTGTGGCTAAGATAATGCATGCACATGTAGTTTAAGTTTAGTCATTCCATTTAGAACCATGAGAGTTGTTAGTTGGTTGTGTCATTGACTAATGTCACATGGAGGAACTTGTGGAATTTAATAGGAAATGAAACTTGAATGTACATAAGGGAACAAGAGAGTGTTTTTGTAGTAAAAAGGTGGTTGAAATTAGATGACATTTCATAATGGAATGTGCAACATATGAAAATATTCGTATTCAATATTGAAACAATTTGAAGATGGGAAATCTAAATGAGCCATTTGAAGAAGCAAGGCTTCACAACATTGTTGATTTCTTGATCAAGATTCATAATAGAAAAGTCAACATTAAAAAGAACTTCAAAATTGTAAAGAATTCAATTCTCAATCCCTTAAACTGTTGTTTTCATAAACATCATTAAAATTCCTTTTTGTCCTTTCATTTAATCATAGGTTCTTGGGATCATTAAGATGCATGCTAGACATGAGTCTTGAGGGACCACTTTGGATTCGACTTTGAGAGTGCATGATTAAAGAAGCTAAGCAAAATGAGAGATGTGTTGACATTAGTAAGATCTCACAACTTTTCATGAGCAAGGTGCTACTCAAGAGAGGATACTGGAGGTGGGCCTAGCTAGCTACACATGAAGATTTTAGAGGTCTTTGGACTATCGAATGCATTGGGATTAAGAAACGGAAATGCATGTATGGTAGGGACTTGCAAAAAAATTTGCCCAAAGAGAAGAACATATAAGGCAAAGTGGGGCATAGTCCACACAAGCCTCGTCGCTATAAAGAAATGCTTATCCACACCGTTGGATCTATAACAAGAGCTGCAAGCAGCGAAGTTCCTGCCGAGAGTCATTGCTTGTTGCTTGTATTTTCTATTATAGATTTGTGATTTTGATGCTGGTTGGTTTGTAATTTACTGAACTTCTGCACAATTTGAGAAATCTGGAATCTAATACTTGGAAAATGCACATCAATACGTGTGGCTAGGCAAAAAAAATAAAGCATAAAACAACTTCTCATAGCTTTGATTTCACAACAAAGTAATATCATCTATAGACAAAACACTACAGAGGAGCAAAAGgagaaaatatgtatatatattaacatATGTTTCTAGAGCATTTTTTAATTGATTACATGGTATTTAAATTGAAAGTTTTTGTCCTGAACATTGTTTGTCAGTTGACTATGTACAAAACTAGTATAGTGGTATTGTGAGTCAATTTCTTCTTTTCTGGTTGTCCTGAGTGTCTCTGAAGGTTTTGTGATTGTTTTCATCAACGTACAAAACTAGTATAGTGGTATTCTGATTCAATTTCTTTGTAGAGTTTTCTGGTTGTCCTGAGCTTCTCTGACCTGCAAAATGCATTAAAATTGGTAGTTAGCTTAATCAGAAAACTTGTACCTAAATCTGATCTATGAATTGGTTATGTTACATTCTCCTAGCATGGAATAATGAATATGACTATTGTTACTAAGGCAATTAGTTTGCTGGATGATTTTCTCTGAAAAACATGGATAGAATTGTTTTAAAAACCAGTGAGTTTCAATCGTTCATAGACAATACCAGAAGATCCCTTCCACAAAACTTTTCCGTTGGAGCAGTGTTTATGATATTATAGTAGAGAAATAAACATTAGGTGCTATAAATCCAAGATGGAAAAACGATTCAACATGCATACAAAGAATCATAAATAAAACTTATTTATGGTTAGAGTATAACAAATTATAGCTGATATTAAATCTTAAAGGTTTTGGCAGTACCTTGACAAAAAAGCATTTGGTTGGGCAAAATGTTCTTTCATATGGCAATCTAGTCTCACAGGCCCTGTAGTTTTTGCACAACAATTTATTTAGATCCGAAATATTATTCTTAAGCCATGTTATTTTACAAATAATGATATTAAAAAAGGCGGGTTTGAGAGTGTTACTTCATTGTCGTCCTTAGCAATGTGAATAATAGAATTGTTCATTGCAATTGTGAATGTTGCATCCATTTGGAATTTGCGCATAAGGAAAACAACTGTTGATATGTCTTTCTTGTAATTTTCAAATGGGATTTTGGCAAGCTGAGGAAAAATTTCTTGCAAGAGTGTGGTGTGTAAGTTACAATCAATGGTACTAGTTACAGTTTCTATTGTGCATTGCAAGTAAGGTTCGTAGGTGAATGGGGTTGAAGTGGCGCAAGTGAGACATTGGGTTGAGTTGTCAGTGGCAGTGGGAAGTAAACGAACAATGTGGTGGTAGATGGAACAGAGGGGCTGGTAGGGAGGAAGGTGGGCGTTTTTGGTCTTGAGGGTTCCAGTGACCTGTGAACAAAAGAATAATGCTAGTGTGGGGTAAAAGAACAATGTTAGTGTGGGGTGGAGGAATATGTGTAATTTAGGGAGTAGGGAAAGTTGTGGTGTAATATAAATTGTTTAAAATAAGCACCTGAATGTTGGAGGAAGCCAGATTTTGCAGAGAAGCTTTGCTGCAGTCATCGTTGAGTTCATCAACAAAAGTTGACAGCGTTGACTTTAACAGGTGTGTTTCGTGGGCGCCATTGCGTACAATGTTCTTGAATAATAAGAGGGGCGATGTTGTAGGAAGAAGTTGTTGTAGAGTGGCATAGACATCCGAGTGGTTTTTTGGCATTGTGAGCTGCAAGGAAAAGAAATGTGTTAAATGACATAGCAAGATAATTATACAAAATGGAGAACGAATAATTTAGTTTTTGGAGAAGGTGCAAAATATCTTACAGTGGCTGTGTCAGAGGCAGATTCACCGTCTTTAACTAGTAATTGATATCCTGTTGGTGCCTCAGTATAACCAGCGACAAGAACAGCCAATGAACCAATTGAGTAAGTGTTAGGTGAATCGATGAGTTGTGCTATAGTTCTGTCTGGTGTTAGCTTGCGTTGTTTGTAGACTTTTACAATGCATTCAATTGTTATTTTTGCAGTTAACTGGAGACAAGAATCAGCATCACCTCTTTCGTATTGGCTTTTCTTTTTTATTATGAAGTTTGTTAGACGAACACTAGCAGTAGGCAATAGTTGTGAAAGGAACGTATCAATCAACTTGTTGTTGATATTTACTGTTATAGTCATTTGACCATGACTGTCAACTATGTCCACATGCACAATCGGTGCTTTTATTTGGCCTACAGGGTTCTTGTTACAACCTGGGCCATAAGTTACAAGAACATCGCCTTCAAATGTGACAACAAATTGTGTTGTACATATTTCAATGATGCTTGATATATGCAATGGTTGCAATTTTAATCTGCAATGAAATGTAATGTTTCAGTTTTTATAGTATAAGTAGAAGTGAAAGAAATACTTTAGGAATCTGTAACAGCAGTTACTTCTTTGGCTGAGGTTTGTCAGTAGAACAACTTCCGCTGTCTGGAGGGGCTTCTTGGGCATCGGGAACTGTTTGAATGCTGCTAAGAAATGAATAAGATAGTTTAGTTTCTGAtataataataaagagaaaagaCGCAAGACAGTGTCAGTGAAAATGTAAAGAAAAGAAAAGGGGACAAGAGTgtgtaaaaaaattacatattttctTGTGATTTTCGTTTGTTTGACGACAATTGGTCTTTGGGTGTTGGATTATCCATCTAATCCTATGCAATAACTTTGGCTCAGAGCAAAATGTTTTAATTTTGTTGTTGGCTGTAGTTGTTGCAGCTATTGATGCATATGACTATTTAGATATTTTCAAGTAAAAAATATCTTATAGCTTTAACAGTCTATACAATGGTGTTATTCTAAGTAAGGAAAATCTGATATTGAACTTAGGAATAAATCTACTTAACTGTTTGCTGggaataatagttacaaaaatcaaagttaaagacaaGAATAAATCTACTCAATAATCTATCAACTAAGAATTGAATAGACTAGTAATAAAATTACCTCGTGTTGGCTCTTGTGAAATGTTTTAGTAAAAGATTATTGACAAGTAGTTTGCGAGCATTGTGAATGCACATGAATAATTTATACGATGTTGTCAATATGGGTAAAAAGAATGTCATGATCAGTCCAATATGCTTCTAATCTTTGAATTCTACCCATGTGTGCGTTATTGTTTGTCCAAATGTGGTCAATGATTGTTGTTGACAAAGGATGTATTTGTTTAGGTAACAAGTGCAAATTTagtatttgcatgtgttgtttaagCATGTTTGCAGTTTTTGAGTTTTTTAACATGTCGATGTTGAAGTCGCCTGCAATATAGACAAGGTTGTTGCCAGAAGCAATTGTTATAACTTTGGTGACTATTGTCATGATATTTGTAAGTGTTGTTCCTGGTTTGGCATAAATATTACAAATGAAAATTGTTCGCTTGTTAATCATGAAAGAGAGCAAGAATGCTTCAACATTTTCATTTGTTAAAGGTATTGCATCCAATACTTATATCTTTTTTGTAACACAAGTCATTACACCATGGACATTGTATATTGCAAAGCAATTGTAGTTTGGTAATGGGTTATCTTTCAGTGGTGTTTTGAAGTGAGTTTCTTGGAAACAAATAATGTCTGAGCACATTAAGTCTTTGTCATATGAAATGTCTTGTTTATGTGGGTGGAAATGTCGTGTATTTAATGTTGATATGGTAATAGATGTCATTTGATCTTGACGTTGGGAATCATGTTGGAGAGTCCATTGAGCGGTTGTTTGAAGTCGTACCATTTCTTGTACAATTGTCGGTTTTACTTTGAAGTTTTTTGATGTTAAAGGGCTTAAGAGGAATAGTGTTTCAATGCTTGTTGTTCGAGATAGAGCTGTGTATGTTAGCCCATGTCACCGGAAGGGTCAAATGCAACATCGTGCATGGTCAGTCCTTGGGCTCTATGTATTGTTCGATCACATGCTAACTGTATGGGAAATTGTTTTCTAACAGTGGTCTTTTGTATGGCATTTAGTTTTTCGATTGGTCTTGCAACTCGCAAGATTGGTATCCATCCATTATCAATGTATGCTTGATTGAATTGTGGTAGTTTTGTAACTTGAGATTTGCCAATGTTATGGTCATTGAATTGAACCCAAATGATATCCATATCAATAGTTCATGTATATGCTTTGAATTTCCCATCTGTTCCATTGACAAGGCCATCTTGTATATCATAGTTTCCACCATAGATCTCAACTAATATGTTTGTTTTCAACATTATTTGATTTGGTAAAGTTCCACTATGTTTCTGTATGCGGTCAATGTCAGCAAAATTGTGATGTTCATCAATTGCATTTATTATAATAAGTTCTCCAGGAAGGTCAAATAAATTTTTTTGGTTGTGCTTATTTACATCTTGTTTCCTATAAAAGAGGAAAGGAAATGATGGGTCTGAAGGTGGGGAGCGGAAGCATTGCTTATTCAAACATGCTATGTCATTTTCTGTTTGAGATCCAATACATATTTTGTTCAGAATGGTGATAAAGATCTCATCTTTTTGCCTCATTATTGTTTGTAAATTGTAACATTTGATATTTTCTTGCCAAAAGTCATATGGCATTAGCTCAGTATCCATTGCTAAAGTTTGGAACACTGGAGAATCATGTATAGGCTCTGCTTGGTATAAGTCACCACAGAAAATAATATCTAAGCCACCGAAATGTTTAGTAGGTATTTGCATTATGTCATGCAATCTTTTATCTATGCATCGTAGCAGCCTTGCACCAACAAGGGAAATTTTATCTATAAGAACAATTCGCAGTTGTTGATATTGTTTTGTCAATGTATCTAATCTTTCTGAGCTTAAGGGAGCAAAAGTTGATCTTTTAAATGGCAGTAGAAGTGCAGAATGTACAGTTGTACCACCTATATTGTAAACAACTTTCCCTGTGAATGCAAGCAACAAGCCTTTTCTTTTGTCTGGGTCACTATTAATAGAGTTATTATAAATACGAAGAAGGCCTTGATATATGGCTTTTGCAGTGAAGGTTTTCCCTATGCCATCACCTCGTATTAAGAACAAATGCAATGGCTTAAGGTTTTCCTGTTGTTTTCTCATTAGTATGTCTTTGACTATCGCTTGTTGTTCATTGTTCAACATTCTACGAACATTGTAGTATTCTGTATTGTCAAGTAACTGTGGATGAGCAGTTATTTCGAATGGGTTTGTTATTTTTTTGGTGGGGACATTATGTCTTATTGTATCTAAATCTGGTTGCAAATTATATTGTTCATGGTCATTGTTTTTTAGCCTTTGCATGTTGTTTTCATGTTTGTCGCTTTCCTCCTTATCGTTGGTATTAATGATAGCATTGTCCATATCACCCCACATTTCATTTATGTAGTATGTATATTTTGCTTCATTGACATGTATTGTTTTCTCATAGTTGGCGAAAGCATGTTGCCATGTTGTGAAGCCTTTTTTCAATGAATTTTCATCAATCCAGAAAGGAACATACAATAAAAGCTTTTCTCTGTAATAGTTTTCACTATCAATATGTTTATTGTATCTGATAAATCTGATAATTTGTGGTCTAGTTCGTTGTGTGATCTTTGCTTTTGCTATTGTATATTCTGCAACAAATTCTGCCAGACAAATATCAGCTAATGTTTGAGGGCGTTCTATATAATGGTCAATCAAGATTTTACAAGCAATATTCTGTGATTCGTCTGGTTCATTGCTTAAAACCTTTGAAGTTTTGAGAACAAATGTGCGGCTATCAGCGGGAGAAGTGTCTATGAATTTGCATTTGTGTGAACTATAGTTCAGAGGAAGGGAAAGAATGATATGTGCAGCTTCTTGTGTGGAGATCTGCTGTAAGTTAAGCAATGTGTTGCCAAGCTCGGTTATCATGTTGATGGCATCAATGTTATGTTGCTTGTGGTCTGCACATATCTTAGCAAATGATGTTGTCATTGAGTTATTAGCTTTGGTCATGTAAGAGCTACAGTAAGTTGTTGCAGCATATGCATTGAGAACAAATTGTGCATCTGTATTTGCTTGCCAAAGGTGTGGAATCTGCAGTGCAAATGAATTATTCCATATGTGAGATGGCTTTCTTTTTAAGAATAATGTTGGTCTTAGCAATGTAGATCGTATGGCTATTATGTATTCATTTTCAGTCATGTTTATTTTTGCCAAGAAATCCTCAAACGATACAGAAGTATCATAAATTGAAGTTTCTAAAATAGTTGTGAGTTTCTCGGCAATGTGCATAGTGTCTTGTTTTTTGTCAGTGCATGGTTCAAGTATTGTAGTTGCTTTCATTGGTAGTTGTGGAAAACCAAATCGACACcttttcctttttgtctttgtACATTGCTTAGTGTGATGATGTATGTGCAATTTGGCTATTTGATCATCTAATGCCTCTGTATTGCA
The nucleotide sequence above comes from Cryptomeria japonica chromosome 11, Sugi_1.0, whole genome shotgun sequence. Encoded proteins:
- the LOC131041407 gene encoding uncharacterized protein LOC131041407 isoform X2 translates to MTITVNINNKLIDTFLSQLLPTASVRLTNFIIKKKSQYERGDADSCLQLTAKITIECIVKVYKQRKLTPDRTIAQLIDSPNTYSIGSLAVLVAGYTEAPTGYQLLVKDGESASDTATLTMPKNHSDVYATLQQLLPTTSPLLLFKNIVRNGAHETHLLKSTLSTFVDELNDDCSKASLQNLASSNIQVTGTLKTKNAHLPPYQPLCSIYHHIVRLLPTATDNSTQCLTCATSTPFTYEPYLQCTIETVTSTIDCNLHTTLLQEIFPQLAKIPFENYKKDISTVVFLMRKFQMDATFTIAMNNSIIHIAKDDNEGL
- the LOC131041407 gene encoding uncharacterized protein LOC131041407 isoform X1 codes for the protein MTITVNINNKLIDTFLSQLLPTASVRLTNFIIKKKSQYERGDADSCLQLTAKITIECIVKVYKQRKLTPDRTIAQLIDSPNTYSIGSLAVLVAGYTEAPTGYQLLVKDGESASDTATLTMPKNHSDVYATLQQLLPTTSPLLLFKNIVRNGAHETHLLKSTLSTFVDELNDDCSKASLQNLASSNIQVTGTLKTKNAHLPPYQPLCSIYHHIVRLLPTATDNSTQCLTCATSTPFTYEPYLQCTIETVTSTIDCNLHTTLLQEIFPQLAKIPFENYKKDISTVVFLMRKFQMDATFTIAMNNSIIHIAKDDNEVTLSNPPFLISLFVK